The window GTTACTTTCGATGCGGTGGGGCTATTCGGAAAATGCTTCGATCCGGGCTTGGCATTGTTCGATCCATTCGAACATCTCTTTCATCTCAAATGGCTTGCGCATGTAATGAATTCCCAACTCATTTAACTCATTCATGTAGTGAATTGTCAGGTAGCCGCTGATAATGGCAACGTTGCCCTTGGCAAGAGGCCAGCAGCCAGAAGCCTTGAGTTTTTTACAGAACTCGATCCCTTCAATTTTTGGCATTACGATATCCGCAATCAGGACGTCGGCACAGGGCTCGCCCTCTGGGCAGGGGCAGTTCAGTTGGTTGAAATATTTAAACTCAGTCGGGTCTGCGAGAGCTGTCACTTCATGCCCTTTACTCTCGAGTGCAGTTTTAAGCATGTTGCGGATGTTCTCATCATCATCAAAAACCAGAATCTTTAATTTCATTTCGTCCCTCGTAATATCAGATTGCTTGAAGCGAAGCACTATTCTACCATAAAATATCAGGTGTGGAAGTTGTAGAGTTCAGACCCAACACTTATCCGTCAGACTGCCATCTGTTAACGTTGTTGGTTTTCTCCACATGTATTTTATGACTTCGCGTACGTCTTTGATGCTTTTTTCTTCTCCGCGGCCTGCCATCCATCCGAGACAAAGGGGAATCTCTCCCCAACCATTACTCCAGATCGAGACCTGTCCATTCTCTGCCAGAGCGCGGGCTTCGTCGTCGCGCATGATGGCGACACCCTGTCCGGCAGCGACAAGTTCACGCACGATCTGCTCGTCGACAGCGGTGACCGATTGGTTGGGCAGGGTGCGATAATCCTGGATCTTGTCCTGCAGGAGCTTGAAAAAGGGGAAGTTGTTATCAACCCAGATCCAGGGTAGTTCTGCAACCTCTGGCCAATCCAGATCTTTTCCTTCCCGGTTGAACTTGTTGGGGATGACGACACATGTTCGTACCTGCTTGATTATAAGCGAATCAATGTCTGTGTTCTGGTTCTCACCATAGAAAAACCCGAGATCGATTTGACCGTGGCGTAGCTTCTGTGGAGTGTCTGCTGACTGGCAGAGATGAAAGATGACGTTTGTGTCCTTGTGCAGCAAATTCAGACGCTGATTCGTGGCGCTGATCCTGAGAAAGCCAGGATCAGTGTTAAGACCGATTGAGATGGTAGCCGTGATGCCGCGAGACATCGCCTCTGCTCGTTGCTGTAACTGGCCAGCAGCTTCGAGAACGTCCTGGGCATGAGTCATCAGGATGCGACCCTGGTCTGTAAGCGCCATCCCCCTTGACGTTCTCGAGAAGAGGGGAACTCCGAGCTCCTCTTCGAGCAGCTTGATCTGGCTGGAGAGTGCAGA of the Deltaproteobacteria bacterium IMCC39524 genome contains:
- a CDS encoding response regulator, giving the protein MKLKILVFDDDENIRNMLKTALESKGHEVTALADPTEFKYFNQLNCPCPEGEPCADVLIADIVMPKIEGIEFCKKLKASGCWPLAKGNVAIISGYLTIHYMNELNELGIHYMRKPFEMKEMFEWIEQCQARIEAFSE
- a CDS encoding LysR family transcriptional regulator, giving the protein MELYQLKSFLTIAHEKNLTRAAETLHLSQSALSSQIKLLEEELGVPLFSRTSRGMALTDQGRILMTHAQDVLEAAGQLQQRAEAMSRGITATISIGLNTDPGFLRISATNQRLNLLHKDTNVIFHLCQSADTPQKLRHGQIDLGFFYGENQNTDIDSLIIKQVRTCVVIPNKFNREGKDLDWPEVAELPWIWVDNNFPFFKLLQDKIQDYRTLPNQSVTAVDEQIVRELVAAGQGVAIMRDDEARALAENGQVSIWSNGWGEIPLCLGWMAGRGEEKSIKDVREVIKYMWRKPTTLTDGSLTDKCWV